In Nocardioides sp. JQ2195, a genomic segment contains:
- the lysS gene encoding lysine--tRNA ligase, protein MARGGPQTPSDWVTRAADDAVRHAGDDAELITVASGASPSGPIHLGNLREFLTVHFVAEELRSRGLDVRHLHSWDDYDRFRKVPAGVDESWHEHIGRPLSAVPDPWGCHDSWATHFKAPLQDALAAMGVEMDELSQTELYRSGTYTEQILTAVRNRDRIEQVLARYRTKAAAPVAESEQEAVALADSVTVEDEPTGDDLLARFPYKPYCRDCGRDTTTVTAYDDESTDLSYTCQSCSFEGITNLATQSEGKLVWKVDWPMRWAFEGVDFEPGGVDHASPGSSYTVGKELVKAIYGGRAPSFVGYSFVGVAGMAKMSSSRGGVPTAADALKVLEAPILRWLYVRRQPKQAFNVEFGPEVVRLYDEWDALGRKAANPDKRDAQVLAFERAAATTTAGTLPTPEVVVPFRTLASVADVTAGSADMISQIIGRVGHAHDSVDDLQPRLDRAMQWTSDFVDAEDRTTVRATPDTARLAALSDDESRWVSLLLETLPSPLELDEVTSVVYGVPKLARGLAVDDAPTDEVKADQKAFFKLLYNLLVDKDRGPRLPTLIVALGADRVRALLGS, encoded by the coding sequence ATGGCACGAGGCGGACCACAGACCCCGAGCGACTGGGTGACCCGGGCCGCCGACGACGCCGTTCGCCATGCCGGTGACGACGCCGAGCTGATCACCGTCGCCTCCGGAGCCAGCCCGTCGGGCCCGATCCACCTCGGCAACCTGCGTGAGTTCCTGACCGTGCACTTCGTCGCCGAGGAGCTGCGCTCACGCGGGCTCGACGTGCGCCACCTGCACTCGTGGGACGACTACGACCGGTTCCGCAAGGTGCCGGCAGGGGTCGACGAGTCGTGGCACGAGCACATCGGGCGCCCGCTCTCGGCCGTCCCGGACCCGTGGGGATGCCACGACTCCTGGGCCACGCACTTCAAGGCCCCGCTCCAGGACGCCCTGGCCGCGATGGGTGTCGAGATGGACGAGCTCTCGCAGACCGAGCTCTACCGGTCCGGCACCTACACCGAGCAGATCCTCACCGCCGTGCGCAACCGCGACCGCATCGAGCAGGTGCTGGCCCGCTACCGCACCAAGGCCGCGGCCCCGGTCGCCGAGTCCGAGCAGGAGGCCGTGGCACTGGCCGACTCCGTGACCGTCGAGGACGAGCCCACCGGTGACGACCTGCTGGCTCGCTTCCCCTACAAGCCCTACTGCCGCGACTGCGGCCGGGACACCACCACCGTCACGGCGTACGACGACGAGTCGACCGACCTCTCCTACACCTGCCAGTCGTGTTCCTTCGAGGGCATCACGAACCTCGCCACGCAGAGCGAGGGCAAGCTGGTGTGGAAGGTCGACTGGCCGATGCGCTGGGCCTTCGAGGGCGTGGACTTCGAGCCCGGCGGGGTCGACCACGCCTCTCCCGGGTCGTCGTACACGGTCGGCAAGGAGCTGGTGAAGGCGATCTACGGCGGCCGGGCACCCTCGTTCGTGGGCTACTCGTTCGTGGGCGTGGCCGGGATGGCGAAGATGTCGTCCTCCAGGGGAGGGGTGCCGACCGCGGCCGACGCCCTCAAGGTGCTCGAGGCCCCGATCCTGCGCTGGCTCTACGTGCGCCGCCAGCCCAAGCAGGCCTTCAACGTCGAGTTCGGGCCCGAGGTCGTGCGCCTCTACGACGAGTGGGACGCGCTCGGCCGCAAGGCAGCGAACCCCGACAAGCGCGACGCCCAGGTGCTCGCCTTCGAGCGCGCCGCGGCGACCACCACCGCCGGCACCCTGCCGACCCCCGAGGTCGTCGTCCCGTTCCGCACGCTGGCCTCGGTCGCCGACGTCACCGCCGGCTCCGCCGACATGATCAGCCAGATCATCGGTCGGGTCGGCCACGCACACGACTCGGTCGACGACCTGCAGCCGCGCCTGGACCGCGCGATGCAGTGGACCTCCGACTTCGTCGACGCCGAGGACCGCACGACGGTGCGCGCGACGCCCGACACCGCTCGGCTCGCTGCGCTCTCCGACGACGAGTCGCGCTGGGTCTCGCTGCTGCTGGAGACGTTGCCCTCGCCCCTGGAGCTCGACGAGGTGACGTCGGTGGTCTACGGCGTGCCGAAGCTCGCCCGCGGCCTGGCCGTCGACGATGCCCCGACCGACGAGGTGAAGGCCGACCAGAAGGCGTTCTTCAAGCTGCTCTACAACCTGCTCGTCGACAAGGACCGCGGACCACGCCTCCCGACGTTGATCGTGGCCCTCGGCGCCGACCGGGTGCGCGCGCTCCTGGGCTCCTGA
- a CDS encoding response regulator transcription factor: MPLRRLDALAVLGISPSEVDWHQRLRPHSGVSLDEAAAALEIDREELERVLEPLVAAGVAAVSDDQLSVPAGYDLLAEVVAAEADQLRSVVDRLERLRVSIPDVSGMLGDQPAGPGLSDVELRAGHDVHATLRAWVSESRGDLMWLRPDQWKLPQEPAMSRAVRAALARGQRSRAIYPARVLEEAPRSLFERMDAGEEVRLVPEVPSRMAVVAGVGAVVPEVWGVANQRRILLRQVGMTAVLAELFEEIWSRAVVVPGAARGDTDRRMLLQQMGRGMRDEQIARTMGLSLRTVRRRVADLLQELGVDTRFQAGVEAVRRGWV, translated from the coding sequence ATGCCCCTGAGACGACTCGACGCGCTGGCCGTGCTCGGCATCTCGCCGTCGGAGGTGGACTGGCACCAACGGCTGCGACCGCACTCCGGCGTCTCGTTGGACGAGGCCGCGGCGGCACTCGAGATCGACCGCGAGGAGCTCGAACGGGTCCTCGAGCCGCTGGTCGCGGCGGGAGTGGCGGCCGTCAGCGACGACCAGCTGAGCGTGCCTGCCGGCTACGACCTGTTGGCCGAGGTGGTCGCCGCGGAGGCCGACCAGCTCCGGTCGGTGGTCGACCGGTTGGAACGGCTCCGCGTCTCGATCCCGGACGTCAGCGGGATGCTCGGCGACCAGCCGGCCGGACCGGGGTTGTCGGATGTCGAGCTGCGCGCCGGCCACGACGTGCACGCGACCCTGCGCGCCTGGGTATCGGAGTCCCGCGGGGACCTGATGTGGCTGCGCCCGGACCAGTGGAAGCTGCCCCAGGAGCCGGCGATGTCACGCGCCGTCCGGGCCGCCCTGGCCCGTGGCCAGCGCTCACGTGCGATCTACCCGGCTCGGGTGCTGGAGGAGGCGCCGCGCTCGCTCTTCGAGCGGATGGATGCGGGGGAGGAGGTCCGCCTGGTCCCCGAGGTGCCGAGCCGGATGGCGGTCGTGGCGGGTGTCGGCGCGGTGGTCCCGGAGGTGTGGGGGGTGGCCAACCAGCGACGCATCCTGCTCCGCCAGGTCGGCATGACCGCGGTGCTGGCCGAGCTCTTCGAGGAGATCTGGTCGCGAGCGGTCGTGGTTCCCGGAGCGGCCCGGGGCGACACGGACCGCCGCATGCTGCTGCAGCAGATGGGCCGTGGCATGCGCGACGAACAGATCGCGCGCACCATGGGCCTGAGCCTGCGGACCGTACGCCGTCGGGTCGCCGACCTGCTGCAGGAACTCGGTGTCGACACCCGCTTCCAGGCGGGTGTCGAAGCGGTGCGCCGCGGGTGGGTCTAG
- a CDS encoding diacylglycerol kinase family protein, with product MEPLLLITNSQAGSSDQANLELALDVLRAECSVEIAETSNPGELDGVLHRAGSRRIVIAGGDGSIHAVVAALHRRNELAGKVLGLIPLGTGNDFARSAGIPEDPAKAARLVLHGKPTPTDLLVDEFGDIVVNNVHLGASAQAGRLGSAVKGVLGKVKLGKIGYPIGAALAALRPHVLRLKVEVDGKVVNDLDQPVLMVSLGNGSDVGGGTTLNPDAEPTDGSIDVMISRAVQGWSKVNFATLLSRGEHDSHEDVLTMRGTTVTVAGEEFWTSADGEIHGPETRRTWRVEPGAYSLTR from the coding sequence GTGGAACCATTGCTGCTGATCACCAACTCCCAGGCCGGGAGCTCCGACCAGGCCAATCTCGAGCTGGCCCTCGACGTCCTCCGCGCCGAGTGCAGTGTCGAGATCGCCGAGACGTCGAACCCCGGCGAGCTCGACGGCGTGCTGCACCGCGCCGGATCCCGTCGCATCGTGATCGCCGGCGGGGACGGCAGCATCCACGCCGTCGTGGCCGCCCTGCACCGGCGCAACGAGCTGGCCGGCAAGGTGCTCGGCCTGATCCCGCTGGGCACCGGCAACGACTTCGCCCGCAGTGCGGGGATCCCCGAGGACCCCGCGAAGGCCGCCCGTCTCGTGCTGCACGGCAAGCCCACCCCCACGGACCTGCTGGTCGACGAGTTCGGCGACATCGTGGTCAACAACGTGCACCTCGGCGCCAGCGCCCAGGCCGGCCGCCTCGGCTCCGCCGTCAAGGGCGTGCTGGGCAAGGTGAAGCTGGGCAAGATCGGCTATCCGATCGGCGCCGCCCTGGCCGCGCTCCGGCCGCACGTCCTGCGGCTGAAGGTCGAGGTGGACGGCAAGGTGGTCAACGACCTCGACCAGCCGGTGCTGATGGTCTCCCTCGGCAACGGCTCCGACGTCGGCGGAGGGACGACCCTCAACCCCGACGCCGAGCCGACCGACGGCTCGATCGACGTGATGATCTCCCGTGCCGTCCAGGGCTGGTCGAAGGTCAACTTCGCAACCCTGCTCTCACGCGGCGAGCACGACTCCCACGAGGACGTGCTCACCATGCGCGGCACGACGGTCACCGTTGCCGGTGAGGAGTTCTGGACCAGCGCCGACGGCGAGATCCACGGACCGGAGACCCGGCGGACCTGGCGGGTCGAGCCGGGCGCCTACTCCCTCACCCGCTAG
- a CDS encoding adenylosuccinate synthase, which produces MPAIIVLGAQWGDEGKGKATDLLAQDTAIDYVVRTSGGHNAGHTIVVNGEKFATHLLPSGILTPGATSVIANGVVVSPEALFRELDGLIERGVEVADLKVSANAHVIASYHSTIDKVSERFLGKNNIGTTGRGIGPAYSDKVNRYGVRVADLFDEKILREKIEAALDVRNHLLTKVYNRRAIEVDAVVEELTQYVDRLRPMVADTSLLLNQALDADKTVLFEGAQATMLDVDHGTYPFVTSSNPVSGGVCVGAGVGPTRIDRVIGVIKAYTTRVGSGPFPTELFDDDGVKLQTLGGEIGVSTGRTRRCGWYDSVIARYTTRVNGLTEFFLTKLDILGDWERIPVCVAYEIDGQRVDEMPMTQTEFHHATPIYEFFDGWGTDISGCRRFEDLPKNAQVYVKALEELSGAPFWGVGVGPGREQTIVVHDS; this is translated from the coding sequence ATGCCCGCGATCATCGTTCTGGGCGCCCAGTGGGGCGACGAAGGCAAGGGCAAGGCGACCGACCTGCTCGCGCAGGACACGGCCATCGACTACGTCGTCCGCACCAGCGGCGGCCACAACGCCGGCCACACCATCGTGGTGAACGGCGAGAAGTTCGCCACCCACCTGCTGCCCAGCGGCATCCTCACCCCGGGCGCCACCTCCGTGATCGCCAACGGCGTCGTGGTCTCTCCCGAGGCGCTCTTCCGTGAGCTCGACGGCCTGATCGAGCGTGGCGTCGAGGTGGCCGACCTGAAGGTCAGCGCCAACGCCCACGTCATCGCGTCCTACCACTCCACGATCGACAAGGTCTCCGAGCGCTTCCTCGGCAAGAACAACATCGGCACGACGGGGCGCGGCATCGGGCCGGCGTACTCCGACAAGGTGAACCGCTACGGCGTGCGCGTCGCGGACCTCTTCGACGAGAAGATCCTGCGCGAGAAGATCGAGGCCGCACTCGACGTGCGCAACCACCTGCTCACCAAGGTCTACAACCGCCGGGCGATCGAGGTCGACGCGGTCGTCGAGGAGCTCACCCAGTACGTCGACCGGCTGCGGCCGATGGTCGCCGACACGTCGCTGCTGCTCAACCAGGCGCTCGACGCCGACAAGACGGTGCTCTTCGAGGGCGCCCAGGCGACGATGCTCGACGTCGACCACGGCACCTACCCGTTCGTGACCAGCAGCAACCCGGTCTCCGGCGGGGTGTGCGTGGGCGCCGGGGTCGGGCCGACCCGCATCGACCGGGTGATCGGCGTGATCAAGGCCTACACGACGCGCGTCGGGTCCGGTCCGTTCCCGACCGAGCTGTTCGACGACGACGGCGTGAAGCTGCAGACGCTCGGCGGTGAGATCGGTGTCTCCACCGGCCGCACCCGTCGCTGCGGGTGGTACGACTCGGTGATCGCGCGCTACACCACCCGGGTCAACGGGCTCACCGAGTTCTTCCTGACCAAGCTCGACATCCTCGGCGACTGGGAACGCATCCCGGTGTGCGTGGCCTACGAGATCGACGGCCAGCGGGTCGACGAGATGCCGATGACGCAGACCGAGTTCCACCACGCCACGCCGATCTATGAGTTCTTCGACGGCTGGGGGACCGACATCTCCGGCTGCCGTCGCTTCGAGGACCTGCCGAAGAACGCGCAGGTCTACGTGAAGGCGCTCGAGGAGCTCAGCGGTGCGCCGTTCTGGGGTGTCGGTGTCGGACCGGGTCGCGAGCAGACGATCGTGGTCCACGACAGCTGA
- a CDS encoding serine/threonine-protein kinase, which produces MSLNTPAPGTRFGRYRIDERIGMGGMGVVFRATDTHLNRTVALKVMAGRLTGDDAFTQRFEREADIMARLDSPHVIAILDHGVEDGVPWIATQFVRGGDLSDLLRETGSLSLTRAANVSAQIAEALSDAHRAGVVHRDVKPSNVLLRESPLDSSGSEPFAYLCDFGIAHAGSTGLTQTGGVAGSWAWLAPERTKGDPGTARSDIYALGCVLWATLTGHAPYAGSDVEVALAQVRDPVPQFIGDDPATTRVNAVLAKALAKDPADRYPTAAEFRVDLLSLTRLGDRALVAPEGPTHAPDGTGTAVRDGSRSGTSRQRPGAPRWPVAALLALALVAGASYAVWRQQGDDQPPGQEPAAIQGDVDGDGRGDLVFRWFNWGSKYKEGRNFLVRSTGTSFAEPRRTSQPDGYMVRGDVDGDGHDDVVAIDDNLETKGLDVTVISSDGTQSGVAFGRRGHRDDAFPVMADVNGDGLDDLLLTWARRPDDARSTLELELAVATDNGFAQPTPAGTIAGWAGYGEVMVAGDVDGDRRDDLVLRRTHAGEDGPEAELRVLRSDGSGFAPASAGQATPFDGPVPPPVDVADLDGDGTEEVVVLVRDVPGILRVHRFEDDALSEGEDWATDPVGDPEGTAALALVDVDGDGKSDAVLQRSNTETHVRLDVALSTGESFRAPSRWAEVACLNKECDETWSIVTDNIT; this is translated from the coding sequence ATGTCGCTGAACACTCCTGCTCCCGGCACCCGCTTCGGTCGCTACCGCATCGACGAGCGCATCGGCATGGGCGGCATGGGCGTGGTCTTCCGGGCCACCGACACGCACCTGAACCGCACGGTGGCGCTGAAGGTGATGGCCGGCCGGCTGACCGGGGACGACGCGTTCACCCAGCGCTTCGAGCGCGAGGCCGACATCATGGCCCGTCTCGACTCCCCCCACGTGATCGCGATCCTGGACCACGGCGTCGAGGACGGCGTCCCGTGGATCGCCACCCAGTTCGTCCGGGGCGGCGACCTCTCCGACCTGTTGCGCGAGACCGGGAGCCTGTCGCTGACCCGCGCCGCGAACGTGTCCGCGCAGATCGCCGAGGCACTCTCCGACGCCCACCGGGCCGGCGTCGTGCACCGCGACGTGAAGCCGAGCAACGTGCTGCTGCGCGAGAGCCCCCTCGACAGCAGCGGGTCCGAGCCCTTCGCCTACCTGTGCGACTTCGGCATCGCCCATGCCGGCAGCACCGGCCTCACCCAGACCGGCGGTGTCGCCGGCAGCTGGGCCTGGCTGGCACCCGAGCGCACCAAGGGCGACCCGGGGACCGCGCGCTCCGACATCTACGCCCTCGGCTGCGTGCTGTGGGCCACGCTGACCGGCCACGCGCCGTACGCCGGCTCCGACGTCGAGGTCGCCCTGGCCCAGGTCCGGGACCCGGTGCCCCAGTTCATCGGCGACGACCCTGCGACGACCCGGGTGAACGCCGTCCTCGCCAAGGCCCTGGCCAAGGATCCCGCCGACCGCTATCCGACGGCCGCTGAGTTCCGCGTCGACCTGCTCTCCCTGACCCGCCTCGGCGACCGCGCACTGGTCGCCCCGGAAGGCCCCACCCACGCACCCGACGGCACCGGGACGGCCGTGCGCGACGGTTCCCGCTCCGGCACGTCCCGCCAGCGGCCCGGCGCCCCGCGGTGGCCGGTCGCTGCGCTGCTCGCGCTCGCCCTCGTCGCCGGGGCGTCGTACGCCGTGTGGCGTCAGCAGGGCGATGACCAGCCGCCCGGGCAGGAGCCCGCCGCGATCCAGGGTGACGTCGACGGTGACGGCCGGGGCGACCTGGTCTTCCGCTGGTTCAACTGGGGCAGCAAGTACAAGGAGGGCCGCAACTTCCTGGTCCGCTCCACGGGCACGTCCTTCGCCGAGCCCCGGCGGACGTCTCAGCCCGACGGCTACATGGTGCGTGGAGACGTGGACGGCGACGGGCACGACGACGTGGTGGCGATCGACGACAACCTGGAGACCAAGGGGCTCGACGTCACCGTCATCAGCAGCGACGGCACCCAGTCCGGCGTCGCCTTCGGTCGGCGCGGCCACCGCGACGACGCGTTCCCGGTGATGGCCGACGTCAACGGCGACGGCCTCGACGACCTGCTGCTGACCTGGGCACGCCGGCCCGACGATGCCCGGTCCACGCTCGAGCTCGAGCTGGCCGTGGCCACCGACAACGGTTTCGCGCAGCCCACCCCGGCCGGCACCATCGCGGGCTGGGCCGGCTACGGCGAGGTGATGGTGGCCGGTGATGTCGACGGCGACCGGCGCGACGACCTGGTCCTGCGTCGCACCCACGCGGGCGAGGACGGTCCGGAGGCGGAGCTGCGGGTGCTGCGCTCCGACGGTTCCGGGTTCGCCCCGGCGAGCGCCGGGCAGGCGACGCCCTTCGACGGCCCGGTTCCGCCACCCGTCGACGTGGCCGACCTCGACGGGGACGGGACCGAAGAGGTGGTGGTCCTGGTGCGTGACGTTCCCGGCATCCTGCGCGTGCACCGGTTCGAGGACGATGCCCTCTCCGAGGGCGAGGACTGGGCCACCGACCCCGTCGGCGACCCTGAGGGGACTGCGGCCCTGGCCCTGGTCGACGTCGACGGTGACGGGAAGTCGGACGCCGTGCTGCAGCGCAGCAACACCGAGACCCACGTGCGTCTCGACGTCGCCCTGTCCACGGGCGAGTCGTTCCGGGCGCCCTCCCGCTGGGCCGAGGTCGCCTGCCTCAACAAGGAGTGCGACGAGACCTGGTCGATCGTGACCGACAACATCACCTGA